In one window of Nicotiana tabacum cultivar K326 chromosome 12, ASM71507v2, whole genome shotgun sequence DNA:
- the LOC107821545 gene encoding putative ribose-5-phosphate isomerase 2, producing the protein MAIAYPHFFVSEKSKNLKQQPSLMVSSTPSSPPVILSQDELKKIAAYKAVEFVESGMVVGLGTGSTAKHAVARIGELLKLGKLKNIVGIPTSTITHEQAVSLGIPLSDLNTHSILDLAIDGADEVDREMNLVKGRGGSLLREKMVEAACKKFIVIVDESKLVSHLGGSGLAMPVEIVPFCWEFTLKRLEMLFIEAGCVGKLRRTVGGVPYVTDNGNYIIDLYFKSDMGDLKAASDAILRLAGVVEHGMFLDMATTVIVAGKLGVSVTNK; encoded by the coding sequence ATGGCCATTGCATACCCACATTTCTTTGTTTCTGAAAAGTCCAAGAATTTGAAGCAGCAGCCATCATTGATGGTTTCTTCTACCCCATCATCACCACCTGTCATTTTATCCCAAGATGAGCTGAAAAAAATTGCAGCATATAAAGCTGTAGAATTTGTTGAGTCAGGTATGGTTGTGGGTCTTGGTACAGGTTCCACAGCTAAACATGCTGTGGCTAGAATAGGTGAATTATTAAAGCTAGGGAAATTAAAGAACATTGTAGGAATACCCACATCAACAATTACCCATGAACAAGCTGTTTCGTTGGGAATACCTTTGTCTGATTTAAATACACATTCAATTCTTGATTTGGCAATTGATGGTGCTGATGAAGTTGACCGAGAAATGAATTTGGTTAAAGGGAGAGGAGGGTCATTGCTTAGGGAGAAAATGGTAGAGGCTGCTTGTAAGAAATTTATAGTTATTGTTGATGAGTCAAAGTTGGTGAGTCATTTGGGTGGAAGTGGTCTTGCTATGCCTGTTGAGATTGTGCCCTTTTGTTGGGAATTTACTTTAAAAAGATTGGAGATGTTGTTTATTGAAGCTGGTTGTGTTGGGAAGCTGAGGAGGACAGTTGGGGGTGTGCCATATGTTACTGATAATGGGAATTATATTATTGACTTGTATTTCAAGAGTGATATGGGTGATTTAAAAGCTGCAAGTGATGCAATTTTGAGGCTTGCTGGTGTGGTTGAGCATGGCATGTTTCTTGATATGGCGACGACCGTGATTGTGGCTGGAAAACTTGGTGTCTCAGTTACTAATAAGTAG